The segment CAGCCTACATCCATATTACATGCTCTGCTcatgttttcttaaatttcaattGATCTGTGTCAACTTCTTGAGATTGCGGACTTCAAATGCAATTTAAATCATAGCGGACATGTGTGTCTCTATACTCTGTTAGCTGTGAACTGTCCATTAGAAATAGCTCAAGTGCTTGATTGGAATTTGCCTTTTTAACATGCCTAATGTTCAAACAACTAGTTTtcgaaaatatttattttgataaaatgatGTTCACTAAATGTTTTATTATCAGTGGAGAATCAACTTGCTGTGTTCTTTATGTATTGACTACTATGCTGATGGCATTTATTCAATTATGATTATTTGTTGAAGTTAGCATCACATAACCTATTCTTGTCAATTATGCAGATCCAGGACTCGTGTGATCTATTGAAGGAACTGCTTGATCTGGGACGCCATCCATTGCCTTTAGGATACTATTTATATTGATGAGAAAATTGAATTCCCCCCATTAGgaactttgatatttttcatttttctgaaGCCCCCTTTGCAATGTCTCTGCTGTCAAAATTACGCTGCATCACTGTGGATGTCACTGGTACACTCATAGCTTACAAAGGTGAGCTTGGTGACTACTATTGTATGGCAGCAAAATCCGTTGGCCTGCCATGCCCTGACTACAAACGTATGCATGAGGGCTTCAAACTTGCATACACAGAAATGGCCAAAAAGTACCCATGTTTTGGGCATGCTGCAAAATTGCCTACTATTGTCTGGTGGAAAACATGTGTGAGAAATTCTTTCATCAAGGTATGCATTTAGGGATTCTTTGTTTGTAAGCTGTGTCTCTCTTAACGAGCTCTTCTGAATTGTAGAACCTCAGATGCTGTAAAGGCAGTACTGTTATTTAATGTTAACATGCTGGATGTGCTCGCATGATGAAAGTGGCCTCTTCATTGCATCTGGTATTCAATGACATTGCAATATTGAAAAATAGAGGGCCAAATCACTATGCAAGTGGGTTAACCTTGTTCATATAATAGAACAACGAGGGATTAAAAGTACCACACGGAACCTAATGGACAAAAAAATCTGGCATTCCACATGGAACCTTATTGGTGGGCCATTTTGGAAAGTATTGTTAACTATAAATGCAGGTGATAGAGTCATGATACGTGCAGTTTTTTCCTCATCTTATAGTCTAGCTATTTATATATGTGCATGCATGGACAGATGcgaatcttttcttttcttttctttttgtctgGCAGGCTGGATATGATTATGATGAAGAGACATTTGAGAAGATCTTTAGGCGTATATATGCATCCTTTGGTTCATCTGCACCTTATAGTGTTTTTCCAGACTCCCAACCTTTCCTTCGATGGGCTCGTGGAGAGGGTCTTCTTGTTGGGCTTGTTAGTAATGCTGAATACCGTTATCAGGATGTGATTCTTCCAGCCTTGGGTTTGGAGCAGGTAAACAGAATGCTATCTtcgcaacaaaagaaaaagaaaaggatagttATGGTATTAATTTGTTATTACAGTCCAACTATAGTTAACTTTAGACTTCATCCGGTTTCATGGTGTTTTCTTAATTGCACCAAAGATCACTGTGAAAGCTatagcatgcatgcatgtgagTTTTCATCCTTTGTATTACCAAAACCTACTCATGCTTTTACGCGTTGTCCATGCTGAGCTCAAGAAATCTAATGTGaatataattttggaaaatCAGGGATCCGAGTGGGACTTTGGTGTATTCTCCGGTCTAGAAGGGGTGGAGAAACCAGACCCGAGGATTTATAAGATTGCCCTTGAGAGGGCTGGAAAAATTGCACCAATTGCACCAGAAGTAACTCTGCACATCGGGGATAGCATGCGCAAGGACTACTTGCCAGCAAAGAGTGTGGGGATGCAAGCATTGCTGCTGGATAGGTTTAAGACACCTGATGCGGTGGAGTGGAAAAAATCTGGTGCAACTGTGCTTCCTGACTTGGCCGCAGTACAGGAATTTCTTACTTCAGGGAATAAGTTAACCTGTTAAGAACAGATTTCTCTCCCCAGGCAGCTGTTATATGTCTAATTTCCTCCCATCATCCATGAAAAAGCTTTTGAAACTATTATAAAAGACGAATTATAGGCAAATTTATGATGAGTCCTATGGTTGTTTGCAACTTTGCATACCTGTGTCTTTATGTTTTCTTTCCAGTAGCTACGGACAAGCTTCTCTTTACCTATTATGTGTTTTATAGGAGACGAATTGAGGGCATGATCATTTAGGTACAGGTTTAAACATTTAGCGAGAGGAGCTGTAAGCTACTGTTACTCGCAACAGTATAGCCAGCCTAGATAATAAATATACTATGGATGGGTTGAGTTCCTTTATCAAACTCGTTACTCTTAGATGGCCTTCATGCGATCCATTCATCTTTCCTTCAGATTCCCAGCTAACCCTGTCCCCTTCTTTCAGCATTGCTTTCCAAACGGGGGtttggttaaattttattttttatttttaaattaatttttttatatttttaaattattttaatacattaatattaaaaataatttttttaaaaaatatatttttttaatatatttttaaacaacaaacactttgaaaatTAATCACTTATGAATTCATATGAATAATGGAAAATGAAAACTGAGAGCTCATGTCTCTTTCATACTCCGTGCTCAATCTCACATTttctctttttgtatttttttttttatttggtaatgAAAAGCCATTTACAAATCCACTCCTATGCATTCATGAGCAGACCTCACAAAGGAAATCAAGTTTTTTGTCATGCACATCAACTGTTTAATAAAATGCCTCACAAAAATCACTATTTGGAAAGTTGCATAAGTTATGCATGTGAATGCTCTTTACACTTGCTAATTGCTAAGTTGGGTATAAGTCGCAAATTCGATGCATCTGTTGCTTACTCCTGTTGTTGTTTCATTGCCATTGATAGATACATGAGGCCTCACGAGGTGttaaagatgatttttacaTCTGAAATCAAATGACCCTTTTCTTGGTTTGATAGACAGACTTGATGGGTTTATGGCCCATTTGAAGAatgcttattttttaacaaGGATAGTCCCACTTTCAGAATGATTCTGTGTTTTGACGTTGCTAGATTAGTAGTTATTCATTTATTTCTATCATCCGTGTATGTGAATTGTGTTGATTCAGTGTTGTGAGCACGGTTACTTTCATGAAACGTTGGAGCTTGCCCCTACAATTTGGCATTTATTGTACTAGACAAAATTGCCGAGCTCATGAAGAGTTTTCTCAAGGTTCTTCCCCCCAATTGATTTTTGATGCATCTATGGCTCATCTCTCCTTCCAAATAATAATGACAAggttttggttttcatttttttctcatttttttaattctatgattggtttgtttttgcttcacctttttaaaaaaatcttaaaatggaTGATGATCTTGTTTTCAGTGGCTATTCGTTTTGTAGTCATCCGAAACAGTAAAATTATTTACATacaattaaagataatttttgtaAGATGGAACTTTTTTCTgtccttttctcttctctagcgcaataaaatgattatagaggcaaatttgtattattatcatgatatttttagttataattaatttaaaatgagaaacaattttgctttttaataaatataaaatattgataaaaaaaattattggacaTCATTCGGCGTCATCCTCACCCTCTGGGCATAAGTTGTGGTGTCATACAACTGCAAAAAACCACTTTACAAGGCGGCATTAGAAGCATCTTGTCGCCTTCTTTATGGTGGTGCAGCACCTGTCTTTGGAGATCAACAATTGAGCTCCAAtgatatgtttttcttcttcttcttttttcttactcTTCTCCTTGAAAACTCATTGGGATTGCAAAAATCTAAATAAGTCTAGTCATTTGTTGATTGAATCAGAATtagtacttatttttttttaattgcaatatttttggttttgaatcttttattgatttttattttcaatttcatctcttagcatttaatttttatatcaaattccatcctcattctttttattgttatttatttttttcttatccttctcttgattgaaattgtttttcaatttcatttatcaccatttgattttattttttatgtcaaatttgatcgtCATTctattcaattctttttttattctttttttgttgaattagttttttctatttttatccctcatttttttggttggttgagaatttgacttcgttatttttttgggtttgcttTGGTGTAATCTATTATCATGACCCGTGTCACAGGTTTGAAAGATTTTTACCAAGCCgacttcagtttttttaaaaattaattttttttaatttcatcttttaacattggattGGTTGGAGATTgccattcattatttttttaactttacttTTCATACGGTTATTCTGATCTTATGTTTCTAGTCATGAATTCAACGGGTATACCAAAGTTgactctggtttttttttgccttgcttttttttaaaaaattatttttgcccTTTAATATTAGGCTgatttgaaaattgaacttcataattctattcaattttcttttcagaGGGTTATCCTGGTCTTACAACTAGGTTACGGATTTGGCGTGCAGGCTTAGATAGACtcgggttaaatttttttttaatttcatccttcgaCATTTTATTTGCTAAGAAATGATATtcgactttttttaattttgctttttatgtgattatcttatcctcatttaatttttactcaATGAATAAGATTATGAAGAccttttaagaatattataaagatatttttttataatgttaacaagcatttattttttgcattgaattattgatgattttttttctttgtttgttgctgatgtttttgtttttataatcatATGATTAAattctcagattttttttttgttttttcaaaagcatttatATTCCTTTGACATCTTTTTCTCACATTATAAAAATACGCTGCAGGGTAGCAAGTTTTATATTCGCTGAtccatttctttattttgtggTGGAGCATTTTACTATTTCCTTACTACATTTGTTACTgaatttcccttcttttttttctttttttttttctctggggAGAGAAGTTTTGTATTGACTTGTATACTGTCTTCCgtgttaattttagattttgattgattttgtattttaaaagtttttttaaaaaaaagttgatttttttttattttaaattaatttttttattgtttttttattgtttgaatgtgtttatattaaaaaaataaaagaaaaatattattttaatatatatttaaaaactacAACTACTCTGCTATCTAAAGCATGTGATCGTTGGGACCTTTTTGTTTGTTCTCTTGCTCGTCTGAACTTTGAAATTGGAGTCTCTATATCAGTAGGCCGTGACGGCAGGTTTGAAAACCAACCAGTCCAGGGCTCCTTTTCCACCAGTCGCTTCTCTTAGTCTTCGTCTAAACAAAGCATTGAAATGATGGAGCATCTTGATTACCTTTCGGACGCCGTTCTCATGAAGAAGATTTACCTAGGTGATAAGATTCATCCTCCTTGCAGCATCAATCAACTTCACTGAGTGGGCCCTTGAAATGTTTTGTCTCTCTTACACCCTTCATTTTCTAATACGAGCACCGCTGAATTCTCATCATCTGACCTTAATTTTGGGCAAACCACTGAATTCTCATCATCTAACAATTTCAAAGTACAAGCACGCAAGATCCTCCCCTCTCCAGCACACGCCGAGAGCAGCCGGAGCTTGGTCTTGCGTTTCGGGTTCGTTGCCAGGCGTCACATGAAATCTATGAATGCTCAAACCAAACGCTTCTTTCATTGTGTCAATAAGATTTGCTATCAAACCTTCGCCATTACCTTTCAAGGATAACAAAATGCAATAATGACCTTGATTTCAGTGAAGAGCAGTTCAGAGGTTGATTTTTAGccattattagattttttttattgtttcttttcttttcttttcatgcgTCATGTTTTATGCCAATATAATCATAATTGTTACCCACTCCAGTTGACTTGAAGTCAAGCACACACATCATGGAGATGGGCATGCCGCATGCTCATCTCCGTCTcgaaaaaatatcatatttcatATCCCATGCCATGCCCCGGAAGCATGGAATATAACAAAGAGTTTACTTGGTGGCCCCGCAGTCCTTGAAAGTTGGCCCAATACGGTCCAAATCTGGGTTTTCCGAGAACATGCCTGGCAATTCTTAGCACTGAACACCCAAAACAAGGAGCCGTCTAGAATAGACAAAACTAGTCTTATCTTTTGTTTGCATCGTCACCAAGTCAGCTCCTTTACAGGGATCTCGCGATCTTAGATTCCATGACCAATAATTGAGGGTCCAGTTTATAAACAACAAGTTCACTTGAATAACTATTGGATGACAGTCTACCTAAAGGCTAAAGCTTCATATCAACTGCTGTTTACTCCACAGAGCCACTGAACACAAGAGAATACAGTAATGAGTTCCATTGGAGATATGAGTGATGAGATTCAACACAAAAGTTACTGGAGGTTTAGCAAACAAGATTTCTTACCAGAAGAGTCCTTCCAAAGCTGGGGAAACTACCGTTCCGCATTGTCGGATACATGTTTCCGGTTCAAGGACCGTCTCATCAGCCGGTCAGATGATGTCAATGAGATTGGGGAGCTTCGGAAACAAAGTGAGAACGAGATGAAACGTTGCCTCACTTGGTGGGACCTTACCTGGTTTGGATTTGGTTCGGTCGTTGGAGCAGGCATCTTTGTGCTCACTGGTCAAGAAGCCCATGAACATGCTGGACCTGCCATTGTGTTGTCCTATGTTGCTTCTGGAGTGTCAGCAATGCTCTCTGTATTCTGTTACACGGAATTCGCAGTCGAAGTCCCTGTAGCGGGTGGGTCATTTGCTTACTTGAGAATTGAATTAGGAGACTTTGTGGCCTTCATAACTGCAGGGAACATACTGCTTGAAAGCATCGCGGGCACTGCAGCAGTTGCCAGGGCATGGACTTCTTACTTCACAAATCTTCTTAATCGTCCTTCAAACTCTTTACGGATCCATACAAATCTAGCTGAAGGTTTCAATCTCCTGGATCCAATAGCTGTTGGAGTTTTGGTGATTGCTGCAACAATTGCAATTATCAGCACAAGGAAAACTTCACTGATCAATTGGATAGCCACAGCACTGAATACTGCTGTAATTTTGTTTGTGATAATTGCAGGGTTTGCTCACGCCAATACATCCAATCTGAAACCATTTTTGCCTTATGGGGCAAAAGGGATCTTCCAAGCAGCTGCAATTGTCTACTTTGCTTACGGAGGCTTTGACAATATAGCCACCATGGCggaagaaacaaaaaacccaTCCAGAGACATACCGATAGGATTGCTTGGATCAATGTCAATCATTACCGTGATATACTGCTTAATGGCACTTACCCTATCTATGATGCAAAAATACACAGAGATTGACAAAGGAGCAGCTTACTCTGTCGCATTTCAGAGTGTGGGAATGAATTGGGCAAGGTACCTGGTAGCACTTGGTGCTCTCAAGGGGATGACCACCGTTCTTCTGGTAGGGGCGCTTGGACAAGCACGATATACTACTCATATTGCACGAGCCCACATGATCCCTCCATGGTTTGCTCTTGTCCATCCAAAGACTGGAACACCAATAAATGCAACACTTCTTATCACCATTTCAAGCGCTCTCATTGCTTTTTTCTCAAGCCTGGATGTCTTGGCAAGTTTGTTGTCAGTAAGCACCCTATTTATCTTCATGATGATGGCTGTTGCATTACTTGTGAGGAGATACCATGTCAGAGAAATCACACCACAAACAAACCACTTGAAGCTAGCCCTCTTCCTGCTAATCATTATTTCTTCGTCCATGGGGACTTCAGCTTACTGGGGACTGAGTCCCAATGGTTGGGTTGGATATGCTGTAACCATTCCTTTTTGGTTCTTGGGGACTATTGGATTATCAATGTTACCTCAACAGAGAGAGCCAAAGGTTTGGGGCGTTCCACTGGTTCCATGGCTTCCATCCTTGTCAATTGCAATAAACATCTTTCTAATGGGATCTTTGGGTGCTGAGGCTTTTGAAAGATTTGGTATTTGCACAGTGGTGATGCTCATTTACTATGTCTTCTTTGGTCTCCATGCAACCTATGACATGGCTCATCTGCATCGCAAGGCACAATCAACGGAAGTTAATAATGAAGATATGATTGGAAGAAAAGGACCTTAAGATTATTTTCTTCATCCCTAAGTTACCAATAGCCAAATTATTGTATGTCCTGATATTAGTATCTGAACCACTATCTGATTGTTTCCAAGCATAAACAAAAGATGTACTACTTTGCAATTtaatgaaaggaaaaatcatTACAGAGTGAAATTAATGCATGAATCATGTTTGCTGTGAATAAGATGCTACTTTCTGAACCAGTAATCCAAAGAATATATCAGATAGCTTCCAATGCACAAATTCAGAATATGCTTCAACTGTCACAGTTTAGTAAGAGGAAAAATCAGTGTTGGTCGAAACTCGTACATtgatcatgtttattttgaataagaTAAGAAAAACAGAGCAGAATATCATCTATGCAGAATTATTTCAGACCTAACCTGGAACAATACAGGCATCCTTACCATATCTTGCATAGTTTTAAAGTACAGCCATGAGGAAACATAACAGTCATAAGGAAACAGAGAGCCCCGTTGCCATTATTCGGTGTTATAGTGTAGCTAACAGCAAGTCATgatgggagaaaaaaaaaggtcataatGTCCTTAAATAACGGTAATGGCCATTATTGTGAAAATAATGGGAAAATTACAGCCCGATAACAGTCTaattactaaataataatatgatcaGTTCATGGTTTCACAATAACAACTTTTCACTCTTTTGATAGTTGTAATGTATTGTTTATACGACATTTAGATACTAGAAGTGttgttattgtttatatttggtgaaactattaaaaaaatgcattactAAATGTCATAGAATTCCAAATGATTCATGACAAAGATAACAGCAAACATTATTTACTGAAAAAGTATGTAGTgctaaaattaattaggaattaCAAATGAATCACAACAACGATAGCCACGTCCATTATTTAACACCTGCGGAGTTTCACCCCTGCAATTGCGATTTAAAACTAGGACATCTTGGGCTCATTGAAGAgaacaaacaatattttaatgtgtCAATTTTCAGATAGGAAGCAGCACCATAGCTTGCAATTTGCAAATCACATATTCTCCTAAAAGTTTCCGTGCCTTTTGTCTTGTAATGTCTTATATTTCATTATTTCTAGCTACTTGCAAAATATTGAAAATGTCATTATTTCTAGCTACTtgcaaaatattgaaaattttgtttccaagCTTTTCTATCCAGTGTTCCAAGTGACCAAACTGTACACGAGAATGCTAACCTAAAGCAAAGATACACTGAAGCATATTCCACATACAATTATTATACGGGTACTAGGGTAAAAAGATAACACTAGAGAagtctcatttatttatttatgtcttTCATGACAGgtgtgaaagaaataaaaaagcaaagaaaactaCCCAGCTCAAGGGAAGTATGTAGGAGAGAGATAgcaatgagaggaaaaaaagaagaaaaggaacacAAATTACCCTTGAGCTTGTCCACAGACACTTACTGAaaggcacaaaaaaaaattgaaaccatattTCTTATAATGAGCATAAAAGAAACAGAAGTGAGAGAAAGTAACTAGCTTTTCGAAGTATAGACAACAGAGCCAAAGAAAGCAAGTAAAACCACAAAATGATGAGAACAGaacaaggaaagaaataaaaatagcttCTGAAAGCTCCAAAACTTCTGGAAATGGATATTCAGGGAAAAGCTTCCAATGTTGGAGAAAAAAATCCCAAGAATGAGGTTCAATCCTATGAAAAGGAAGCTCAGACCCTCAAAAGTCATAGTTCCACTCTACTACAAGTTTGGATTTCCAAAATCTTAAGATTAATTTGCCCCTCAAATCTTCTATTCCAGCTATTTATCAGCATCCCTAGCACCATGCTAGGCATTGCCCAAACAGTCTCAAAAGTTCGAGAACACCAAAAGACCCGCACCTCCTTTGGAAAAAATGCAAACAGAAAAGGTTGGTCAAAACACCATCTTCATTGCACTTGCATAAAGCACCACCCAACAACCCACCATGAACTGTGATCTCTTTATGCAGGAGAAGGGTCTCCCTAACTCTAATTTCAAAACCATAAAGTCTAAAATGCCTTTCTAGATGCTTACTGGAGAAACCATTCCTGCCAACATTCATCCAGTTCCCTCGGTACTTCACACCAACAACTTATCTCCAGTGTTACCCATCTCCAAATTAAAATAGTCTCATGCACTTCCAAAGAGCTTTTGATTTAAAACCATGCTTCCTGGGCCATTTTTCCCTCGTCAAGACAGAAAATGGTATTCAAACTCGTCAAGACAGAAAATGGTATTCAAACCGAGTGgtggctttttttaaaaaaaaaaaccacaaaacttTGCAATGAAATCTGTCCTATTTATATTCTATTAGCTACAGAAACAATTGGCAGAAAAgtgcatttttctcttttagggCAGGCCACTCtcattcttcatcatcaatGCCGTTGTAAGATTCTGGCGATAGTAGCCAGTCAGATGAAAGATTATGCTGAACATTTAAtgtttcaaagaaaacaaaaataatagagaCCCTTTTGTCATTTGGAACGTTTACtatatttctcaaaaaaaagatttcttgcCTCTAAGGTTGTGTTTAGTATGGTGTTAGAAATTTGGAGAAATATTAACGGAGTGGGATTTAAAAGGCGAAGAAGCTgtaaaaaatgttaagaaatgAAATGTTAAGAATGTTTGGTagtagttgaaaaaaataaggataaaaaggaggcccaatataaatcaaatcaagttttaaattaaattaaataattaaataatactaAACTTGTggttcataaaagaaaaattaataaattaatattagatttaaaaaattggaggaaaagcacaaaaaaaaaatattcccctTGATCCTTCACTCCTCTTGAAAGGTTAACATTTAACCCTTTTGGGTTAAATAGCCATACAGGAATCCTTTTAAGTTCATTCACAGGCACCCTTACAGCAATTATCCTATAGAGCGAACTATTAATAAGGTGTATTCTTTCACCATTGTGTTTCCCCATCTTTATGACCGCTCTAATTTCAACGTTGCCACTTTTTCTCTACAGCATAGCAAAGGTAATATGGGGGCTGCCATGTTTCTGAAAACCCAAATGGTAGGAAAATATAGGATTTGATTCGTTGCTTCTACTCCTCAACTCATGTTATAGGATTTCATTTTGTTGCTTCTACTCCTCAACTAATATTCctctttttttcaagattttggaAATGAGTTTGAACTTGATAATATTCTggtaattttgtgtttttttttttttaacatcactTAGGCGCAGCCTGCCATTGTTTTTCTTTGGCCACTTGTGtctgaaaaaaacaaacttttatcTGAAGCTTGGTTTTCATTTGGGCGATGCAGACCATGGAACTAATACCAACAACATCTGCATGAAGGAGGCTACATAACAAGATTTCTCCTAATACATGTGTGGTCTGCAATAATAAACAGACGCAGAGCAATTCTTTTTGCACTATCCAGATGCTTGGGATACGTAGCACATCTTTCCTCAGTTTTTCAGGGTTGTTGGTGATCTCTAATCAAGTATAGGATCTATTGGTAATGTCTTTTCCAGGttttgaaaagaagaaagaacatAAACCCTTGCAGAGATATGTTCTGTTTGAAGTTCTTTAGCAGATGTGGGTGGAGTGGTGCTCTGcaatttttatggattttttctCTTTCGAGGGAAACAAAAATGGGATAAGATGTGTTCTGGCCTCTATTCAGGGTACTGTTTTTTTGGACTTCCAGCGGTGTTTCCTAGCTGAAATTCAAAAGAATTGGCAAGCTCTATTATCTTCAATTTTCTCTGAAGGATGCATTTTCCGTCTCAATGGACCAACTTGTACATTTTGAGTAGAGACAAGAACCGAAAGCACATGCTAGAAAagggggaaaaaataaaaagacgtAAATAAAAGCATGTTGAAGGGATGGATAGTTAGTACCTCAAACACAATGTACTCGACTTCTCCAACAGTTTGTTTCAAGATTCGTCGTTCACCAACATCTTCCCTGGTCACACACTCCATATTAATTGTGACAGAAGTCTATGCTCTATAAGCTAGGGGCTTACGTGACATTATGATCATACGAGCTTCACAACAATGTCACCAAGAACCTGTTTACAAGAAAATAGGTTAGCTGGGGCATACAAATGCACATGAATGATCATGTGTTCCGCATGCTCACACACACATGCAGAAGCATATATTGTAAAACTACAATCAGAAACTAGAAGAACTAAGGTTTGAtcttcaaaaaaatcatatccaATTCATGTTGAAGTAATAGCAGTAATATGCTAAAAATAGGCATACCCAATACATCAGCAATATAGGATGCTCCAACACTTCTGAATGGCTGCCTGAACCT is part of the Populus nigra chromosome 8, ddPopNigr1.1, whole genome shotgun sequence genome and harbors:
- the LOC133701535 gene encoding cationic amino acid transporter 5-like, which encodes MSSIGDMSDEIQHKSYWRFSKQDFLPEESFQSWGNYRSALSDTCFRFKDRLISRSDDVNEIGELRKQSENEMKRCLTWWDLTWFGFGSVVGAGIFVLTGQEAHEHAGPAIVLSYVASGVSAMLSVFCYTEFAVEVPVAGGSFAYLRIELGDFVAFITAGNILLESIAGTAAVARAWTSYFTNLLNRPSNSLRIHTNLAEGFNLLDPIAVGVLVIAATIAIISTRKTSLINWIATALNTAVILFVIIAGFAHANTSNLKPFLPYGAKGIFQAAAIVYFAYGGFDNIATMAEETKNPSRDIPIGLLGSMSIITVIYCLMALTLSMMQKYTEIDKGAAYSVAFQSVGMNWARYLVALGALKGMTTVLLVGALGQARYTTHIARAHMIPPWFALVHPKTGTPINATLLITISSALIAFFSSLDVLASLLSVSTLFIFMMMAVALLVRRYHVREITPQTNHLKLALFLLIIISSSMGTSAYWGLSPNGWVGYAVTIPFWFLGTIGLSMLPQQREPKVWGVPLVPWLPSLSIAINIFLMGSLGAEAFERFGICTVVMLIYYVFFGLHATYDMAHLHRKAQSTEVNNEDMIGRKGP
- the LOC133700415 gene encoding uncharacterized protein LOC133700415 — protein: MSLLSKLRCITVDVTGTLIAYKGELGDYYCMAAKSVGLPCPDYKRMHEGFKLAYTEMAKKYPCFGHAAKLPTIVWWKTCVRNSFIKAGYDYDEETFEKIFRRIYASFGSSAPYSVFPDSQPFLRWARGEGLLVGLVSNAEYRYQDVILPALGLEQGSEWDFGVFSGLEGVEKPDPRIYKIALERAGKIAPIAPEVTLHIGDSMRKDYLPAKSVGMQALLLDRFKTPDAVEWKKSGATVLPDLAAVQEFLTSGNKLTC